Proteins found in one Brevibacillus brevis genomic segment:
- a CDS encoding helix-turn-helix transcriptional regulator, giving the protein MRADRLLTILLLLQNHGRMTSKQLAERLEVSERTVHRDMEALSASGVPVYALRGADGGWALAEGYRSNLTGMKIDELQSLLVASPAALLNDLGLHENYEAAFLKLLSALPKPVQQDAIHVRQLLHIDGAGWHESTETFPFLSVVQDAVWFSRKLFIRYMREDVAVERIVCPLGLVAKRSIWYLVAQVDEDMRTYRISRLLDAHLLDDGFIRPSEFDLASYWEQSTLDFKSSLPRYPARLLVKKGTLPAVKQERYIKIASTQAATDDWMEAEVEFHTLASACSLVLSFGPHIQVLEPQELKHEVIAQAHAILGQYENQN; this is encoded by the coding sequence ATGCGGGCAGATCGACTCCTTACGATCCTGTTACTCTTGCAAAACCACGGTCGCATGACATCCAAGCAATTAGCAGAAAGGCTGGAGGTGTCCGAGCGAACTGTTCACCGTGATATGGAAGCTTTGAGTGCGTCAGGTGTTCCCGTCTATGCGCTTCGCGGTGCAGATGGGGGCTGGGCTTTGGCAGAAGGGTATCGCAGTAATTTGACCGGAATGAAAATAGATGAGCTGCAATCACTGCTTGTAGCGTCCCCCGCTGCCTTGTTGAATGATCTCGGGCTGCATGAAAACTATGAAGCTGCATTTCTCAAGCTGCTGTCCGCACTGCCAAAACCTGTTCAGCAGGATGCCATCCACGTGCGCCAGCTCCTGCATATCGATGGGGCTGGCTGGCACGAATCGACAGAGACGTTTCCTTTCTTGTCAGTGGTTCAAGATGCCGTATGGTTTTCCCGCAAGCTGTTCATTCGTTACATGCGCGAGGATGTGGCCGTAGAGCGAATTGTCTGCCCGCTCGGACTCGTCGCCAAGCGCAGCATTTGGTATTTGGTCGCACAAGTGGACGAGGACATGCGGACGTACCGGATTTCACGACTGTTGGATGCACATCTGTTAGACGATGGCTTCATCCGCCCAAGTGAGTTCGACCTCGCTTCCTATTGGGAACAATCCACCTTGGACTTCAAATCCAGCCTCCCACGTTATCCTGCGCGGTTACTCGTCAAAAAAGGGACGTTGCCTGCCGTAAAACAGGAGCGTTATATAAAAATAGCTTCCACCCAAGCCGCAACAGACGACTGGATGGAAGCAGAGGTTGAATTTCACACACTTGCGTCAGCATGCTCGCTAGTGCTCAGCTTCGGCCCGCACATTCAAGTGCTGGAGCCGCAAGAGCTGAAACATGAGGTCATAGCGCAGGCGCATGCTATACTTGGCCAGTACGAGAACCAGAATTAG
- a CDS encoding SDR family oxidoreductase, whose product MKPLQGKVAVVAGGTRGAGRGIAVSLGEAGATVYVTGRTVRGQHSDMARQETIEETAELVTASGGNGIAVRVDHTQEDEVKTFFERVKAEQNGQLDLLVNDIWGGDPLTHWGTPFWEQPLADGLLMQERAIRTHMITSHYAVPLMVAQKKGLIVEITDGIDYRYRGNLYYSLAKISTIHLAVSMAEDLRPHGVTALALTPGFLRSEAMLDHFGVTEETWREATKQDKHFLMSETPAYIGRAVVALASDPAVAEKTGKTLSTWGLSDEYPFTDRDGSRPHWGNYAEEQGFYR is encoded by the coding sequence ATGAAACCATTACAAGGCAAAGTTGCGGTGGTAGCAGGCGGCACAAGAGGAGCAGGACGGGGGATTGCGGTCAGTCTGGGAGAAGCAGGGGCGACGGTATATGTGACGGGACGAACGGTTCGAGGTCAACACTCTGATATGGCACGACAGGAGACGATTGAAGAGACAGCAGAGCTCGTGACGGCAAGCGGAGGAAACGGGATCGCTGTTCGAGTCGACCATACGCAGGAAGATGAGGTAAAAACGTTCTTTGAGCGTGTAAAAGCGGAGCAAAATGGTCAACTCGATCTTTTGGTCAATGACATCTGGGGTGGAGATCCGTTGACTCACTGGGGGACGCCGTTTTGGGAGCAGCCATTGGCAGACGGCCTATTGATGCAAGAGCGCGCCATTCGTACGCATATGATCACCAGTCACTATGCGGTTCCACTCATGGTGGCGCAGAAAAAAGGGTTGATCGTCGAAATAACCGACGGAATCGACTATCGGTACCGCGGCAATCTGTACTACAGCTTGGCAAAAATCTCGACAATTCATTTAGCGGTGTCGATGGCAGAGGACCTGCGCCCACACGGGGTTACCGCGTTGGCTTTAACACCAGGCTTCCTGCGCTCAGAAGCGATGCTCGATCATTTTGGCGTGACAGAAGAGACGTGGAGAGAGGCAACGAAGCAAGATAAGCACTTCCTCATGTCGGAAACACCCGCGTATATCGGTCGAGCGGTGGTTGCGCTGGCATCGGACCCGGCTGTCGCAGAAAAAACAGGGAAAACGCTCAGTACATGGGGCTTGTCGGACGAGTACCCCTTCACGGATCGAGACGGCAGTCGCCCGCATTGGGGAAATTACGCCGAGGAACAAGGGTTTTACCGCTAG
- a CDS encoding benzoate/H(+) symporter BenE family transporter produces MVPEKPFSTLKKIPADFSLSAVIVGLIATMVSYAGPLLIVFQAAKGAGLSDAVLASWIWAISIGSGLTCIVLSIWFRTPVITAWSTPGAVLLVTSLTVYSFPDAIGAYIFSAVVITLVGVSGLFSVLMKYVPQSITTAMLAGILLSFGVEVFVSMQHLPALALPMIFCYLFAKRWSPRYAVVLTLLVGLGVAFLLGRLQMDNVQMSLVQPVFTMPTFSLDAIIGLGIPLCIVALASQNAPGISVLKADGYDTPAGPLVTTTGIASLLLAPFGSPGINLAAITAAICTGKEAHPDHTKRYIAGIACGGFYLIFGMFGATMASVFAALPKELIAVIAGLALFASLSSSLAQAMAEAKERECALVTFLVTISGISIGGIGAAFWGLIAGVITHLILNGNVKSWLGKKNNKQPLA; encoded by the coding sequence GTGGTTCCCGAAAAACCTTTCTCGACCCTGAAAAAAATCCCTGCTGACTTCTCTCTATCTGCCGTTATTGTTGGACTCATCGCCACGATGGTTTCCTATGCGGGACCATTGCTAATCGTCTTTCAAGCAGCCAAGGGTGCAGGACTCAGTGATGCTGTCCTCGCTTCTTGGATTTGGGCCATCTCGATTGGGAGCGGCTTGACGTGCATTGTGCTAAGCATCTGGTTTCGCACCCCGGTCATCACGGCTTGGTCGACGCCGGGGGCAGTCCTTTTGGTCACCAGTTTGACCGTATACTCCTTCCCCGACGCGATTGGCGCATATATTTTTTCAGCCGTAGTCATTACGCTTGTCGGCGTTTCCGGTTTGTTTTCCGTCTTGATGAAATACGTCCCGCAGTCGATTACGACCGCCATGCTCGCGGGGATTCTCCTGTCTTTTGGCGTAGAAGTCTTTGTTTCCATGCAGCACCTGCCTGCCTTGGCTCTGCCGATGATCTTTTGCTATTTATTCGCAAAACGCTGGTCTCCGCGGTATGCTGTCGTGCTTACACTTTTGGTCGGCTTGGGTGTCGCCTTTCTTTTGGGGCGTTTGCAAATGGACAATGTTCAGATGTCCCTTGTCCAGCCTGTCTTTACGATGCCGACGTTTTCTCTCGATGCGATCATCGGCTTGGGAATTCCATTGTGCATCGTTGCGCTCGCCTCTCAGAACGCCCCAGGAATTAGCGTTTTAAAAGCAGACGGGTACGATACACCTGCTGGACCGCTCGTAACGACTACTGGCATCGCGTCGCTGTTGCTCGCTCCTTTTGGTTCACCGGGAATCAATCTGGCAGCGATTACGGCGGCCATTTGCACAGGAAAAGAAGCTCATCCGGATCATACCAAGCGCTACATTGCCGGGATTGCCTGCGGAGGTTTTTACTTAATCTTCGGGATGTTTGGGGCTACGATGGCTTCGGTATTCGCTGCCTTGCCCAAAGAATTGATCGCCGTCATTGCGGGCTTGGCGCTATTTGCCTCACTCAGTTCCAGCCTCGCACAGGCGATGGCAGAAGCGAAGGAACGGGAATGCGCCTTGGTTACGTTTCTCGTCACGATTTCCGGCATCTCCATTGGCGGAATCGGCGCTGCCTTCTGGGGCTTGATTGCAGGGGTGATCACCCATCTGATTTTGAATGGCAACGTGAAAAGCTGGTTGGGGAAAAAGAATAATAAGCAGCCGTTGGCATAG
- a CDS encoding sigma-54-dependent transcriptional regulator gives MEKKRILIVDDETEVTTFFTYLLKKKDCDIVVANSGKDVERLLHSDSTGFHAALVDLKLPDADGLTLLKQIKAVFPACEVLIMTGFSTIKSAVTAMQWGARDYLEKPFDDLNSLEQVIDAVLSSSSKHSDHLSQEAAQYGIVYSSDSPMANVTAIAKKLAKKAIHVLIEGETGTGKELMARFLHGASNRAQQPFVAFNCGAVPESLLESELFGYEKGAFTGALKSRKGLFEQAHNGTLFLDEIGEAPPSIQVKLLRTLETGEFMRVGGEQIGQSNIRFISATNRDLEHEVEMNRFRSDLLYRLEGIKLSIPPLRERIQDIPTIAHYYLQKRSGGPCEIDQDAIELLQRYDWPGNVRQLINVLNQTIALHECERLRAEHLPANLRSRTVQAHPPTVAKRIEQVIDHECERFVDTISRLVTSVDGIDFDYLIKRVKQLEGEIGRTIIEKGLTETNGNRQLLSKKLNITKRTIRYILNEKA, from the coding sequence ATGGAGAAAAAACGGATTTTGATCGTGGATGATGAAACAGAAGTGACTACCTTTTTCACCTATCTCCTCAAGAAAAAAGACTGCGATATCGTCGTCGCCAATTCTGGCAAGGACGTGGAACGGCTGCTTCATTCGGATTCTACCGGATTTCACGCTGCACTCGTGGATCTGAAGCTGCCAGATGCCGACGGCTTGACGCTACTCAAACAGATCAAGGCCGTATTTCCCGCCTGCGAAGTCTTGATTATGACGGGCTTCAGTACGATTAAATCGGCTGTGACAGCGATGCAATGGGGCGCGCGCGATTACTTGGAGAAGCCGTTCGACGATCTGAACAGTCTGGAGCAGGTCATCGACGCGGTGCTCTCCTCTTCCAGCAAACACAGCGATCACCTATCCCAAGAAGCCGCCCAATATGGTATCGTGTATTCATCTGACAGTCCGATGGCCAATGTGACCGCAATTGCCAAAAAATTAGCAAAAAAGGCGATCCACGTGCTTATAGAGGGCGAAACGGGTACAGGCAAGGAGCTGATGGCCCGTTTTCTCCACGGAGCAAGCAATCGCGCCCAACAGCCTTTTGTCGCTTTTAACTGCGGGGCCGTGCCGGAATCCTTGCTGGAAAGTGAGCTGTTTGGCTATGAAAAGGGCGCTTTTACCGGAGCGCTCAAATCCCGCAAAGGCTTGTTCGAGCAGGCTCATAACGGAACACTGTTTCTTGACGAGATCGGGGAGGCTCCCCCTTCCATCCAAGTGAAGCTCTTGCGGACATTAGAGACGGGAGAGTTCATGCGCGTCGGTGGCGAGCAGATCGGTCAGAGCAATATTCGCTTTATTTCTGCTACCAATCGCGATTTGGAGCATGAAGTCGAAATGAATCGTTTCCGAAGTGACCTGTTGTATCGTCTGGAAGGGATCAAGCTGTCGATTCCACCTCTTCGCGAACGGATTCAGGATATCCCGACAATCGCGCACTACTACTTGCAAAAGCGCAGTGGAGGGCCATGTGAAATCGACCAGGATGCCATTGAGCTCTTGCAGCGCTACGATTGGCCCGGCAATGTCCGCCAACTGATCAACGTACTGAATCAAACCATCGCGTTGCACGAATGCGAACGACTGCGTGCCGAGCATTTGCCAGCGAATTTGCGGAGCCGTACGGTACAAGCGCATCCACCCACTGTCGCCAAACGGATCGAGCAGGTCATCGATCATGAATGCGAGCGCTTTGTCGATACGATCAGTCGCCTTGTCACCTCTGTAGACGGGATCGACTTCGACTATTTGATCAAGCGGGTTAAACAGCTCGAAGGCGAGATCGGGCGAACGATTATCGAAAAGGGCTTGACCGAAACGAATGGAAACAGGCAGCTTTTGAGCAAAAAATTAAACATCACCAAACGGACGATTCGCTACATTTTGAACGAAAAAGCATAA